One Rissa tridactyla isolate bRisTri1 chromosome 1, bRisTri1.patW.cur.20221130, whole genome shotgun sequence DNA segment encodes these proteins:
- the LOC128916661 gene encoding uncharacterized protein LOC128916661 isoform X2, whose translation MQYPEDASVLLNSTVWMLCVFEYPSEENEEPVVYWRKGPNCRNQQSLQSSHDAGRPQVQIIKNTLRGFSILKLSNVDQNASNSYFCDVTLTQKIQGKRGNGTKLTVHDLKCKDCIRSDKTWWGWFLLLGYTIFVTTVIIAFGIHQCCKKCKNESRNTDSSATLPSEWIYDQPSRPVNNGFNQEYEDMSLVRTLSDIGRKMI comes from the exons ATGCAATACCCTGAAGATGCCAGCGTGCTCCTTAACTCCACGGTGTGGATGCTGTGTGTATTTGAGTACCCCAGCGAGGAGAACGAGGAGCCAGTCGTGTACTGGAGGAAAGGCCCCAACTGCCGCAACCAGCAGAGCCTCCAGTCGAGCCATGACGCAGGCAGGCCACAGGTACAAATTATAAAGAACACTCTCAGGGGATTCTCCATCTTAAAACTGAGCAACGTCGACCAGAACGCCAGTAACTCCTATTTCTGTGACGTGACGCTAACGCAGAAAATCCAGGGCAAACGTGGAAACGGCACCAAGCTGACCGTGCATG aTTTGAAATGCAAAGACTGTATAAGATCTGATAAGACCTGGTGGGGTTGGTTCCTTCTTCTTGGATACACCATCTTTGTCACCACAGTTATCATAGCTTTCGGT ATTCACCAGTGCTGTAAAAAATGCAAGAATGAATCAAGAAACACAGATAGCAGCGCTACTCTGCCAAGTGAATGGATTTATGACCAGCCGTCCAGACCAGTTAATAATGGGTTTAATCAAGAATATGAAGATATGTCACTAGTAAGAACTCTCAGTGACATTGGAAggaaaatgatataa
- the LOC128916661 gene encoding uncharacterized protein LOC128916661 isoform X1: MMRLCILITIAYFAHSADSTGSELSVMQYPEDASVLLNSTVWMLCVFEYPSEENEEPVVYWRKGPNCRNQQSLQSSHDAGRPQVQIIKNTLRGFSILKLSNVDQNASNSYFCDVTLTQKIQGKRGNGTKLTVHDLKCKDCIRSDKTWWGWFLLLGYTIFVTTVIIAFGIHQCCKKCKNESRNTDSSATLPSEWIYDQPSRPVNNGFNQEYEDMSLVRTLSDIGRKMI, encoded by the exons ATGATGAGGCTTTGTATATTAATTACAATAGCTTACTTTGCTCACTCTGCAG ACAGCACTGGGTCAGAGCTTTCGGTGATGCAATACCCTGAAGATGCCAGCGTGCTCCTTAACTCCACGGTGTGGATGCTGTGTGTATTTGAGTACCCCAGCGAGGAGAACGAGGAGCCAGTCGTGTACTGGAGGAAAGGCCCCAACTGCCGCAACCAGCAGAGCCTCCAGTCGAGCCATGACGCAGGCAGGCCACAGGTACAAATTATAAAGAACACTCTCAGGGGATTCTCCATCTTAAAACTGAGCAACGTCGACCAGAACGCCAGTAACTCCTATTTCTGTGACGTGACGCTAACGCAGAAAATCCAGGGCAAACGTGGAAACGGCACCAAGCTGACCGTGCATG aTTTGAAATGCAAAGACTGTATAAGATCTGATAAGACCTGGTGGGGTTGGTTCCTTCTTCTTGGATACACCATCTTTGTCACCACAGTTATCATAGCTTTCGGT ATTCACCAGTGCTGTAAAAAATGCAAGAATGAATCAAGAAACACAGATAGCAGCGCTACTCTGCCAAGTGAATGGATTTATGACCAGCCGTCCAGACCAGTTAATAATGGGTTTAATCAAGAATATGAAGATATGTCACTAGTAAGAACTCTCAGTGACATTGGAAggaaaatgatataa